A genomic segment from Arcobacter acticola encodes:
- a CDS encoding ABC transporter substrate-binding protein has protein sequence MIHKLISILLLSIISLQAQENLRIGVLAFGTVNWELDVLKHHNLDKKYGFDLDVVELASKNAQLVSLQSKDVNMIVNDWIWVNTQKAKGKNFSFYPYSKATGTLLVNENSNINTLLDLKGKHLGIAGGVYDKTWLLFRAYSKSKYDIDLKDIVNPLFASAPILYKKMQDDSLQAAINFWHFNAKLESKNIKALIEISEILKELDIQKDVSFVGWTFDTKFANENKDLINAFLKASKESKEILKNSDEEWNRIKEQMSVKNDKEFEALKNGYKKGIIEEFDENSIGDLQKVFKILLKEGGEKFVEDSTSLDNSIFWNFDSK, from the coding sequence ATGATACATAAATTAATTTCAATTTTATTATTAAGCATAATAAGTTTACAGGCTCAAGAAAATTTACGAATAGGTGTTTTAGCCTTTGGAACTGTAAATTGGGAGTTAGATGTTTTGAAACATCATAACTTAGATAAGAAATATGGTTTTGATTTAGATGTAGTAGAACTAGCTTCTAAAAATGCTCAATTAGTATCTTTGCAATCAAAAGATGTAAATATGATTGTAAATGATTGGATTTGGGTAAATACACAAAAAGCAAAGGGAAAGAATTTTAGTTTTTACCCTTACTCAAAAGCAACAGGTACTTTACTTGTAAATGAAAATAGCAATATCAATACTTTACTTGATTTAAAAGGTAAGCATTTAGGAATTGCAGGTGGTGTTTATGATAAAACATGGCTGTTATTTAGAGCATATAGTAAAAGTAAATATGATATAGATTTAAAAGATATTGTAAATCCTTTATTTGCATCTGCTCCAATTTTATATAAAAAAATGCAAGATGATTCTTTGCAAGCAGCAATTAATTTTTGGCATTTTAACGCAAAATTAGAATCAAAAAATATCAAAGCACTAATAGAAATAAGTGAAATATTAAAAGAGTTAGATATTCAAAAAGATGTTTCTTTTGTGGGATGGACTTTTGATACAAAATTTGCAAATGAAAATAAAGATTTAATAAATGCATTTTTAAAAGCTTCAAAAGAGAGTAAAGAAATACTAAAAAACAGTGATGAAGAGTGGAATAGAATAAAAGAGCAAATGAGTGTGAAAAATGATAAAGAGTTTGAAGCTTTGAAAAATGGTTATAAAAAAGGAATTATTGAAGAGTTTGATGAAAACAGTATAGGTGATTTACAAAAGGTATTTAAAATACTTTTAAAAGAGGGTGGAGAAAAATTTGTTGAAGATAGTACTTCTTTAGATAATAGTATATTTTGGAATTTTGATTCAAAATAG
- a CDS encoding ABC transporter permease, giving the protein MNNSNKFLSILIFIILWQSISILANTDVFPSVVDILRSFFNHLLNKDLIFHVSITLQRVFIAFIIAMIIGVFFGIIMGLFPKIDSLLDIFLIIGLNMPALVTIIICYIWFGLTDFSAILAVIINKVPIIIVNIREGIKSMDKKYLDLAKIYEIPKKDIIRKIYLPQIYPYIMATTRLTISLVWKIVLVVELLGRSDGVGFQIALFFQDFDITSIFAYSFAFIFIVILIEKILLNPLEIKMRRWR; this is encoded by the coding sequence ATGAATAATTCTAATAAATTTTTATCAATACTTATATTTATAATATTGTGGCAATCAATTTCTATATTAGCAAATACAGATGTATTTCCATCTGTTGTGGATATATTAAGAAGTTTTTTTAATCATCTTTTAAATAAAGATTTGATTTTTCATGTATCTATTACTTTACAAAGAGTATTTATAGCTTTTATAATTGCTATGATTATTGGAGTTTTTTTTGGAATTATTATGGGATTATTTCCAAAAATTGACTCTTTATTAGATATTTTTTTGATAATTGGATTAAATATGCCAGCGCTTGTGACAATTATAATTTGTTATATTTGGTTTGGATTAACAGATTTTTCTGCAATATTAGCTGTTATTATAAATAAAGTTCCAATAATAATTGTAAATATTAGAGAGGGAATAAAATCTATGGATAAAAAGTATTTAGATTTGGCCAAAATTTATGAAATCCCTAAAAAAGATATTATAAGAAAAATATATTTACCACAAATTTATCCATATATAATGGCAACAACAAGACTTACTATCTCATTGGTTTGGAAGATAGTTTTAGTAGTAGAGTTATTAGGAAGAAGTGATGGAGTTGGTTTTCAAATTGCTCTGTTTTTCCAAGATTTTGATATTACTTCTATTTTTGCATACTCTTTTGCTTTTATTTTTATTGTGATTTTAATAGAAAAAATACTTTTAAATCCATTAGAAATAAAAATGAGAAGATGGAGATAA
- a CDS encoding ABC transporter ATP-binding protein: protein MINIHIKDKFYQDKKILENINIRVNEGEFLSIIGPSGCGKTTLLNIASSLDKDFNGKVTISSSNIGFIFQDHRLIPWLTVKENLLIISKEKDINQINELLNIVGLNDILDIYPKNLSGGMARRVSFVRAFINKPKVIFLDEPFISLDYPTATSLKKDFLNLCKKFNTTVILVTHDLSEAIYLSNRILFFSKNPANQILEYKNLNNQEFNLKKIDEIKNEILEKHPHILEGFL from the coding sequence ATGATAAATATACATATAAAAGATAAGTTTTATCAAGATAAAAAAATATTAGAAAATATCAACATCAGGGTTAATGAAGGTGAGTTTTTATCTATTATTGGGCCATCAGGTTGTGGGAAAACTACACTTTTAAATATAGCTTCTTCTTTGGATAAAGATTTTAATGGAAAAGTTACTATCTCATCTTCAAATATAGGTTTTATTTTTCAAGACCATAGGCTAATTCCTTGGCTTACTGTAAAAGAAAATCTTTTGATAATCTCAAAAGAAAAAGATATAAATCAAATAAATGAATTATTGAATATTGTAGGATTAAATGATATTTTAGATATTTATCCAAAAAACTTATCAGGTGGAATGGCAAGACGAGTATCATTTGTAAGAGCATTTATAAATAAACCAAAGGTGATATTTCTAGATGAGCCTTTTATCTCACTTGATTATCCAACTGCAACTTCACTTAAAAAAGATTTTTTAAATTTGTGTAAAAAATTTAATACAACAGTTATTCTTGTAACTCACGATTTAAGTGAAGCTATTTATTTATCAAATAGAATTTTGTTTTTTAGTAAAAATCCTGCAAATCAAATTCTTGAATATAAAAATCTTAATAATCAAGAGTTTAATCTAAAAAAAATAGATGAAATAAAAAATGAAATTTTAGAAAAACACCCACATATATTAGAAGGATTCCTATGA
- a CDS encoding DUF411 domain-containing protein — protein sequence MKKIVLSALLTVSLYSQNQIMEVYKPITSTCPQSWLDDINKEVDEVKIVSLTDVKGLKQQIGIPHEIQSCNTSILNEYVFEGNVPSLAIKDFFKNIPKNAIGLSLPAYENEKEEKQVFIMFEDKTYKEFGKYH from the coding sequence ATGAAAAAAATTGTTTTAAGCGCACTACTTACTGTGTCTTTATATTCACAAAATCAAATTATGGAAGTATATAAACCAATAACAAGCACTTGTCCACAATCTTGGTTAGATGATATTAATAAAGAAGTTGATGAGGTAAAAATTGTTTCACTAACAGATGTAAAAGGTTTAAAACAACAAATAGGAATTCCCCACGAAATACAATCATGTAATACTTCAATATTAAATGAATATGTATTTGAAGGAAATGTTCCAAGTCTTGCTATAAAAGATTTTTTTAAAAATATTCCAAAAAATGCAATTGGATTATCTCTTCCTGCTTATGAAAATGAAAAAGAAGAAAAACAAGTATTTATTATGTTTGAGGATAAAACATATAAGGAGTTTGGGAAATATCATTAA
- a CDS encoding IS1634 family transposase, with protein MSLHIRQKKNSSGTISIQIIDRVHRKYKVIETIACVKNDLDLQIYLDVANKRLEELRQQMYPTLFDENKNEELIFIELGNNDLIPIGDELIYGKLFERLGCSSVDLDCKRLQMFKNLVVSRLLYPGSKLYLIDYLEYFKKESVDKNAIYRFLDTLYEENLKLQIEKCVFDHTYAKMNQTIAFTFYDVTTLYFESESEDDLRRIGFSKEGKLARPQIQLGLFTTLQGYPLSFEVYEGNKYEGHTLVDVLKKFQNKFQLKNKPVVVADRGMLNNNNLVYLENNGYKYILAAKIKNISNDLKEQISNLIFLNDGVTHTLKFNKDIPYTDENDNKQSININQRLVLSYSTARAKKDKHNRDKALERLKKKIEFSKSITKKDLKLSYYAKYLNIDDHKCDITFNINNQKVDNDSKLDGIKGFITNDFTLTPSEIIEHYNNQYAVEQAFRISKTDLKIRPIYHRLETRIKAHILISFVSYSIYKEFDSKLKENNIKFKFSQKLLRDIIKHMFALRTNGKLVYLKFDEIQQQVYNAIKNS; from the coding sequence ATGAGTTTACATATTAGACAGAAGAAAAATAGTAGTGGAACAATCAGTATTCAGATTATCGATAGAGTTCATAGGAAATATAAGGTTATAGAAACTATTGCTTGTGTAAAAAATGATTTAGATTTACAAATTTATTTAGATGTTGCAAATAAACGTTTAGAAGAACTGCGTCAACAAATGTATCCTACTTTATTTGATGAAAATAAAAATGAAGAGTTAATATTCATAGAACTTGGAAATAATGATTTAATACCAATAGGTGATGAATTAATCTATGGAAAATTATTTGAACGATTGGGATGTTCTAGTGTAGATTTGGATTGTAAAAGACTTCAGATGTTTAAAAATCTTGTTGTATCAAGATTACTGTATCCTGGTAGTAAATTATATTTGATTGATTATCTTGAATATTTTAAAAAAGAGAGTGTAGATAAAAATGCTATCTATAGATTTTTAGATACACTTTATGAAGAGAATTTAAAACTACAAATTGAAAAATGTGTATTTGATCATACTTATGCAAAAATGAACCAAACTATTGCATTTACATTTTATGATGTTACAACCCTGTACTTTGAATCTGAGAGTGAAGACGATCTTAGACGTATTGGATTTAGTAAAGAGGGTAAATTAGCACGTCCTCAGATACAACTGGGATTGTTTACAACACTACAAGGATATCCATTAAGCTTTGAGGTTTATGAGGGTAATAAATATGAGGGACATACTTTAGTTGATGTACTTAAAAAGTTTCAAAATAAATTTCAATTAAAAAATAAACCTGTAGTTGTAGCTGATAGAGGAATGCTAAACAATAATAATCTAGTATATCTTGAAAATAATGGATATAAATATATCCTTGCAGCCAAAATAAAAAATATATCAAATGATTTAAAAGAGCAAATATCAAACTTGATATTTTTAAATGATGGAGTAACTCATACACTTAAATTTAATAAAGATATACCATATACTGATGAGAATGACAATAAACAATCCATAAATATCAATCAAAGGTTAGTTCTTTCATATTCAACGGCAAGAGCTAAGAAAGATAAACATAATAGAGATAAAGCACTTGAAAGATTAAAGAAAAAAATTGAATTCTCAAAATCTATCACAAAAAAAGATTTAAAACTATCATACTATGCTAAATATCTTAACATCGATGATCATAAATGTGATATCACTTTTAATATCAATAATCAAAAAGTTGATAATGATTCAAAATTAGATGGTATAAAAGGTTTTATTACAAATGATTTTACACTAACACCAAGTGAAATTATAGAACACTATAATAATCAATATGCAGTAGAACAAGCATTTAGAATATCAAAAACTGATCTTAAAATCAGACCCATATACCATAGGCTAGAAACCAGAATAAAGGCTCATATTCTTATTTCATTTGTATCATACTCAATTTATAAAGAGTTTGATTCAAAACTTAAAGAAAATAATATTAAATTTAAATTCTCACAAAAACTTTTAAGAGATATAATTAAACATATGTTTGCACTTAGAACAAATGGAAAATTAGTCTACTTGAAATTTGATGAAATTCAACAACAAGTTTATAATGCAATTAAAAATAGTTAA
- a CDS encoding type II toxin-antitoxin system VapC family toxin, whose protein sequence is MEIILDTNILIEILKNNKQTIKEVEEYDIHYISVITAMELFYGAFNKMELQKLKKFIELFNIIPIDESISSIAKELVYKYAKSHSLDIPDSLIASTALKINLPLLTYNKKDFKFIDNLILY, encoded by the coding sequence TTGGAAATAATTTTAGATACAAATATTTTAATTGAAATATTAAAAAACAATAAACAAACCATAAAAGAAGTAGAAGAATATGATATTCACTATATCAGTGTAATTACAGCTATGGAGCTTTTTTATGGTGCTTTTAATAAAATGGAACTTCAAAAACTAAAAAAATTCATTGAATTATTCAATATAATTCCTATTGACGAAAGCATTTCAAGTATTGCTAAAGAATTAGTATACAAATATGCGAAGAGTCACTCTTTGGATATTCCGGATAGTCTAATAGCTTCAACTGCTTTAAAAATTAATTTGCCACTATTAACCTACAACAAAAAAGATTTTAAATTTATTGATAATTTGATTTTATATTAA
- a CDS encoding LLM class flavin-dependent oxidoreductase produces MNNKNIPLSVLDLVPVADGFSISQAIENSTKLARAVEEFGFTRYWVAEHHNFSGIASAATSVILSYIGAKTNKIRIGSGGIMLPNHAPLVIAEQFGTLESLYPNRIDLGLGRAPGTNRQTMLALRRDPNNDGSDFPMMLKYLQYYLSNEAGSKGVKAIPGYGLEIPIWLLGSSTFSASLAAQKGLPFVFASHFAPDSMDDAVKIYYANFKPSKQLKEPYVMICINVICAQTNEEAQYLATSELQKFLYLHRGDDKQLQKPTKDMNSLWENWEEKSIRHKTRESIWGTPQVVKERLESLIDRTGANEIMINCMVHNPEDRIKSYELISKVWFE; encoded by the coding sequence ATGAATAACAAAAACATACCACTATCCGTATTAGATTTAGTTCCAGTAGCAGATGGTTTCTCAATATCACAAGCCATAGAAAATAGTACAAAACTAGCTCGGGCTGTTGAAGAGTTTGGATTTACTAGATATTGGGTTGCTGAACATCACAATTTTAGTGGAATAGCAAGTGCTGCAACTTCTGTAATTTTAAGTTATATTGGAGCAAAAACCAATAAAATCAGAATTGGTTCAGGTGGAATCATGCTTCCTAATCATGCACCATTGGTTATTGCTGAACAATTTGGAACATTGGAGTCTTTATATCCAAATAGAATAGATTTAGGTTTAGGAAGAGCGCCAGGAACCAATAGACAAACAATGCTGGCTTTAAGACGAGATCCAAATAATGACGGCTCAGACTTTCCTATGATGCTTAAGTATTTACAATACTATTTATCAAATGAAGCAGGAAGTAAAGGAGTAAAAGCAATACCTGGATATGGCTTAGAAATACCAATTTGGCTACTTGGTTCTAGCACTTTTAGTGCTTCCTTAGCTGCACAAAAAGGTTTACCTTTTGTTTTTGCCTCGCATTTTGCACCTGATTCAATGGATGATGCAGTAAAAATATATTATGCGAACTTCAAGCCATCAAAACAACTAAAAGAGCCTTATGTAATGATTTGCATAAATGTAATATGTGCTCAAACAAATGAAGAAGCTCAATATTTAGCCACAAGTGAACTTCAAAAGTTTCTTTATTTACATAGAGGTGATGATAAACAATTACAAAAGCCAACAAAAGATATGAATAGTTTATGGGAAAATTGGGAAGAAAAAAGCATAAGACATAAAACAAGAGAATCAATATGGGGAACTCCACAAGTTGTCAAAGAAAGACTTGAAAGTTTAATTGATAGAACTGGCGCAAATGAAATAATGATAAATTGTATGGTACATAATCCAGAAGATAGAATAAAATCTTATGAGCTGATTTCGAAAGTTTGGTTTGAGTGA
- a CDS encoding AraC family transcriptional regulator, protein MLKDRIKELGINEGINKTGIQGIEIFKISTAFSKINTILPASICIISQGSKNLYLGEEKYTYNENSYLIGTIKMPVKSELINSSPENPCLGIIINLDVNIITELLKIFDELKDWQYEKKSKQIITISPMNKAIENSLERLLNISSNQMDIKVLSKSFIREFFYEILKTPQGHILRNSVQHHTKVHEMVPTIKYLEQNFQNDITIDEIAKFASMSVATLHKNFKKATSLSPIQFIKQLRLHNAHSLLMSGYNASNAAFESGYTNSAQFSREFKRLFTYSPRDIKNI, encoded by the coding sequence ATGTTAAAAGATAGAATAAAAGAACTTGGGATAAATGAAGGAATAAATAAAACTGGAATCCAAGGTATTGAAATATTTAAAATATCCACTGCCTTTTCTAAAATTAACACCATTTTACCAGCATCTATTTGCATTATCTCTCAAGGAAGTAAAAATCTATATTTAGGGGAAGAAAAATATACTTACAATGAAAACTCTTATCTAATAGGTACTATAAAGATGCCTGTAAAATCAGAACTTATTAATAGTTCTCCTGAAAACCCTTGTCTTGGAATAATTATTAATCTTGATGTAAATATCATCACTGAACTTCTAAAAATTTTTGATGAACTTAAAGATTGGCAATATGAAAAAAAAAGTAAACAAATAATCACTATTTCACCTATGAATAAGGCTATTGAAAACTCTTTAGAAAGGCTACTAAATATATCAAGTAATCAAATGGATATAAAAGTATTAAGTAAATCATTTATTAGAGAATTTTTTTATGAAATATTAAAAACTCCACAAGGACATATATTAAGAAATAGTGTTCAACATCATACTAAAGTACATGAAATGGTACCTACGATAAAATATTTGGAGCAAAATTTTCAAAATGATATTACAATAGATGAAATAGCAAAATTTGCAAGTATGAGTGTAGCAACTCTGCACAAAAATTTTAAAAAAGCTACATCTTTATCACCAATACAATTTATAAAACAATTACGTCTACATAATGCACATTCACTACTAATGTCTGGATATAATGCAAGTAATGCAGCTTTTGAATCAGGCTATACAAATTCTGCTCAATTTAGTAGAGAGTTTAAAAGACTATTTACCTACTCTCCAAGAGATATAAAAAATATTTAA
- a CDS encoding SDR family oxidoreductase encodes MSKIEANIFGKEGWTPKRLCSLKGKTYLITGANTGAGFEATKVLISKGAKVVILSRNAKKVNDAIHQIKLQFKDADIEFIKIDLASLESVRSAANIINNSIEKIDALICNAAIAQVSKQVFTSDGFESQIAVNHYGHFLLCGLLFDKINNSNGRIVVVSSLGYKMGLKTIKFEDMNWNKNYHPNNTYCHSKLAQMIFAYELQNRIKEANANVKVYVCHPGASKTSLINENVNSITRFVWSLMVLTPMVQTALKGAYPELMCATEECLNEQAFYGPTGRMNWIGPVGECKVESFVFDRKIALKLWDISEKNTGIKWLM; translated from the coding sequence ATGAGTAAAATAGAGGCGAATATATTTGGGAAAGAGGGATGGACACCCAAACGTTTATGTTCATTAAAGGGTAAAACTTACTTGATTACTGGAGCAAATACAGGTGCAGGTTTTGAAGCAACAAAAGTTTTAATTTCAAAAGGTGCAAAAGTTGTTATACTTTCAAGAAATGCTAAAAAAGTGAATGATGCAATTCATCAAATTAAACTACAATTTAAAGATGCAGATATTGAGTTTATTAAGATAGATCTTGCCTCTTTAGAATCAGTAAGGAGTGCAGCTAATATTATTAATAATAGTATAGAAAAAATAGATGCACTAATTTGTAATGCCGCAATTGCACAAGTTTCAAAACAAGTGTTTACAAGCGATGGCTTTGAGAGTCAAATAGCTGTTAATCATTATGGACATTTTCTTTTATGTGGCTTATTATTTGATAAAATAAATAATTCAAATGGAAGAATTGTAGTTGTGAGTAGCCTAGGATATAAAATGGGATTAAAAACCATTAAATTTGAAGATATGAATTGGAATAAGAATTATCATCCTAATAATACTTATTGTCATAGTAAACTAGCACAAATGATTTTTGCCTATGAATTACAAAATCGAATAAAAGAAGCGAATGCAAATGTAAAAGTTTATGTTTGTCATCCAGGAGCTTCTAAAACATCACTTATTAATGAAAATGTCAATTCAATTACAAGGTTTGTGTGGTCATTGATGGTATTGACACCAATGGTACAAACAGCATTAAAAGGCGCTTATCCAGAATTAATGTGTGCCACAGAAGAGTGTCTTAATGAGCAGGCTTTTTATGGTCCTACGGGAAGAATGAATTGGATTGGGCCAGTGGGAGAATGTAAAGTAGAATCATTTGTTTTTGATAGAAAAATTGCTTTAAAGTTATGGGATATTTCTGAAAAAAATACAGGAATTAAATGGCTTATGTAA
- a CDS encoding branched-chain amino acid ABC transporter substrate-binding protein — MKILISILFLLSIVNADILNVNILYLEQKIQKPPVLSNIIEEPEDLGIKGAQIAIIDSNKSAKFLNQNFTLESKISFDENELIKTFEEFIKNKNSYVLLNVEDSLLEKLLKNPLSKDALLINASSQNTNLRKTICQNNLLHTSASNAMLYDGLVQFLVKRDFKKIFLLSGTNPKDLQIKEDIKRAAKKFGAKIVVEKEWDNNSDIRRKATDEFPVFTQAKDYDVILLADYYGDFGEFVYFNSWLPRPVAGTQGLTPVLWHKVIEQWGAAQMQSRFEKFSSRWMESRDYSNWLAIRTIITAISKTKTADLKTNLDYIYSDDFDVAAYMGRKLSFREYNGQVRIPISLVQPRALISTSPQVGFLHPITDLDTLGIAPFEMECKK; from the coding sequence ATGAAAATCCTGATATCTATTCTATTTTTATTAAGTATTGTAAATGCAGATATTTTAAATGTAAATATCTTATATTTAGAGCAAAAAATCCAAAAACCACCTGTTTTATCAAATATAATTGAAGAGCCTGAAGATTTAGGAATTAAAGGTGCACAAATTGCAATAATAGATAGTAATAAAAGTGCGAAATTTTTAAATCAAAATTTCACTTTAGAAAGCAAAATATCTTTTGATGAAAATGAGTTAATCAAAACTTTTGAAGAGTTTATCAAAAACAAAAATAGCTATGTTTTATTAAATGTTGAAGATTCACTTTTAGAGAAATTACTTAAAAATCCCCTTTCAAAAGATGCCTTATTAATAAATGCAAGTAGCCAAAATACAAACTTGCGAAAAACTATTTGCCAAAATAACCTTCTTCACACAAGTGCAAGTAATGCTATGCTTTATGATGGATTAGTTCAGTTTTTAGTAAAAAGAGACTTTAAAAAGATATTTTTATTAAGTGGAACAAATCCAAAAGACTTACAAATAAAAGAGGATATTAAAAGAGCTGCCAAAAAATTTGGGGCAAAAATTGTTGTTGAAAAAGAGTGGGATAATAATAGTGATATAAGAAGAAAAGCCACTGATGAGTTTCCGGTATTTACTCAAGCTAAAGATTATGATGTAATTTTACTTGCTGATTATTATGGTGATTTTGGAGAGTTTGTATATTTTAACTCTTGGCTTCCAAGACCAGTTGCTGGAACGCAAGGACTAACTCCTGTTTTATGGCATAAAGTAATAGAACAATGGGGAGCTGCTCAAATGCAAAGTAGATTTGAAAAATTCTCTTCAAGATGGATGGAATCAAGGGATTATTCAAATTGGTTAGCAATAAGAACTATAATTACAGCTATTTCAAAAACAAAAACAGCTGATTTAAAAACAAATCTAGATTATATTTATTCAGATGATTTTGATGTAGCTGCTTATATGGGAAGGAAACTATCTTTTAGGGAGTATAATGGACAAGTTCGAATTCCTATATCTTTAGTTCAGCCAAGAGCATTAATATCAACTTCTCCACAAGTTGGTTTTTTACATCCAATTACAGACTTAGATACCTTAGGAATCGCTCCATTTGAAATGGAATGTAAAAAATGA
- a CDS encoding PQQ-dependent catabolism-associated beta-propeller protein translates to MKNKIITAAILSSSILLADTIYVSNEKDNTISVIDSLTNKVTETIKVGQRPRGILLNNDKTQLYICASDDDTVQVLDLKTKKIIHNLPSGEDPEQFALTPDGKELYVSNEDDAIVTVVDTVNRSVVTQIEVGVEPEGMAVSPDGTVAINTTETSNFLHWIDTKTKKIIHNTLVDQRPRHIEFTKSGDRVWASSEIGGTVMIVDSTTKESIGKVSFKIPGIFKDLIQPVGIKLTSDGKYAFVALGPANHVAVVDAKTFKVIKYLLVGKRVWMLDFAQNEKKLYTTNGVSGDVSVIDVDSLKVEKTIPVGRYPWGLAVIPSK, encoded by the coding sequence ATGAAAAATAAAATTATTACAGCAGCTATTCTTTCAAGCTCAATATTATTAGCAGATACTATTTATGTATCAAATGAAAAAGATAATACTATTTCTGTTATTGATTCACTTACAAATAAAGTAACAGAAACTATAAAAGTAGGTCAAAGACCAAGAGGAATATTATTAAACAATGATAAAACTCAATTATATATTTGTGCAAGTGATGATGATACAGTTCAAGTATTAGATTTAAAAACAAAAAAAATCATACATAACTTACCATCAGGTGAAGATCCTGAGCAGTTTGCTTTAACTCCTGATGGAAAAGAGCTATATGTATCAAATGAAGATGATGCAATTGTAACAGTTGTTGATACAGTAAATAGAAGTGTTGTTACTCAAATTGAAGTTGGTGTTGAGCCTGAGGGAATGGCTGTAAGTCCAGATGGAACTGTTGCTATTAATACAACTGAAACATCAAACTTTTTACACTGGATTGATACAAAAACAAAAAAGATTATTCATAATACATTAGTTGATCAAAGACCAAGACATATTGAATTTACAAAAAGTGGTGATAGAGTTTGGGCTTCAAGTGAGATTGGTGGAACTGTTATGATAGTTGATTCTACAACAAAAGAGAGTATTGGAAAAGTTTCTTTTAAAATTCCAGGAATCTTCAAAGACTTAATTCAACCAGTTGGTATAAAACTAACATCTGATGGAAAATATGCTTTTGTAGCACTTGGGCCTGCAAATCATGTAGCTGTTGTTGATGCAAAAACTTTTAAAGTTATAAAATATTTATTAGTTGGAAAAAGAGTTTGGATGCTTGATTTTGCACAAAATGAAAAAAAACTTTATACTACAAATGGTGTAAGTGGAGATGTATCTGTTATTGATGTTGATTCTTTAAAAGTTGAAAAAACAATACCAGTTGGGCGATATCCTTGGGGATTAGCCGTAATTCCAAGTAAGTAG
- a CDS encoding ATP-binding cassette domain-containing protein, translating into MKKNILEINHIDFSYGKKKVLDNINFSIEEGTFSVLLGLNGAGKSTIFSLITRLQNLVVGEISINNFPIKDYSNALKDIGIVFQEPTLDLDLTVKQNLYYYGSLKGLDFKQTLFSIEDEIKKLELENHLDTQVRNLNGGHRRRVEILRALINKPKLLLLDEPTVGLDLKSRFDILEYVRQLVLTKNISVLWITHLFDEIEEDDNVTLIKTGKIIESGIVKNIIAKHKKENLVETFNYLVR; encoded by the coding sequence ATGAAAAAAAATATTTTAGAAATAAATCATATTGATTTTTCCTACGGAAAGAAAAAGGTTTTAGATAATATCAATTTTTCTATTGAAGAAGGAACTTTTAGCGTTTTATTAGGACTTAATGGTGCTGGTAAATCTACAATTTTTTCTTTAATTACAAGATTACAAAATCTTGTAGTTGGAGAAATATCTATCAATAACTTTCCAATAAAAGATTACTCAAATGCCTTAAAAGATATTGGAATTGTTTTCCAAGAACCAACTTTGGATTTAGATTTAACTGTAAAACAAAACCTTTATTATTATGGTTCTTTAAAAGGTCTTGATTTCAAACAAACACTTTTTTCAATAGAAGATGAAATCAAAAAACTTGAACTAGAAAATCATTTAGATACTCAAGTACGAAATTTAAATGGAGGTCATAGAAGAAGAGTTGAAATTTTAAGAGCTTTAATAAATAAACCAAAATTACTTTTACTTGATGAGCCAACTGTTGGACTTGATTTAAAAAGCAGATTTGATATTTTGGAGTATGTAAGACAGCTTGTTCTTACAAAAAACATATCTGTATTGTGGATTACTCATTTATTTGATGAAATTGAAGAAGATGATAATGTAACTTTAATTAAAACAGGGAAAATCATAGAATCAGGAATTGTAAAAAATATTATTGCTAAACACAAAAAAGAAAACTTAGTTGAAACTTTCAACTATTTAGTAAGGTAG